A window of the Pseudodesulfovibrio sp. JC047 genome harbors these coding sequences:
- the flgN gene encoding flagellar export chaperone FlgN: MKLRLVEENLVRQNKATMLLLLLLEEEFSRLGQLKPQSVSQIELSIQELMRQIVVERYSLRGLVGDSAPSAQKVADLYPLMDESMAENCRGLVKRLDETEQKCAKQAAKNNEMALALFDQSKGLLDFMHDQIKPKNTTAYSRFGRFAQAPSDARLLSGRM, from the coding sequence ATGAAGCTCCGTCTTGTAGAGGAAAATTTGGTCCGGCAGAATAAGGCAACCATGCTTTTGCTCCTTTTGTTGGAGGAAGAATTTTCCCGCCTCGGTCAACTCAAGCCGCAGTCGGTTTCCCAAATTGAACTGTCCATTCAGGAATTGATGCGTCAGATCGTGGTCGAACGCTATTCCTTGCGAGGATTGGTCGGGGACAGTGCTCCTTCTGCTCAGAAGGTGGCAGATCTGTATCCCTTGATGGATGAGTCCATGGCAGAAAATTGCCGCGGGCTGGTCAAACGGCTGGATGAGACGGAACAGAAGTGCGCGAAGCAGGCGGCCAAGAATAATGAGATGGCCCTGGCCTTGTTCGATCAGAGTAAAGGGTTGCTCGACTTCATGCATGATCAGATCAAGCCCAAGAACACCACTGCGTATTCCCGTTTTGGTCGATTTGCTCAGGCTCCCAGTGACGCTCGGCTCTTGTCCGGGAGGATGTAA
- the flgK gene encoding flagellar hook-associated protein FlgK — protein MSFGANSILDMGQWALFASQAQLQVTGSNIANVNTEGYSRRSVVLQEGSYIDYSPGQLGTGVVAKEVVRHFDEMVEAMYLQQSSLTDKWGNLWDQLKSVENLLNESSGTGVSDSLSKYFNSWNEVSQRPDNYGARQSVLNESATLISTLRQVDTDLSMMQERINNDVASQVDEANHLMQDIASLNEEIQVHDIPGQNNANALYDERARKVRALAKLVDVKTIDHGGGDFVILTQSGQTLVDGDNHYSLEFNASIKTEDLRADSTFAGNVYFNGNDDYEYTIEFVASSAGSGDAGQVGSGGNAAQFRVSLDGGVTWLSNDDGSERHFAASEYDDRVNVEGLQIWFGSDTDSKGMPSGTLKEGDRYVISPHQGLYWVQNTSHAEEITPQQHFNGEENDRRLTGGSIAALLTFRDTYVGKYRSKLDELSRTVIWETNRRHSQGAGLQAYSALDGTYRVDYTDKPLGGDSTGLAFGDKIQSGSSFVYVYNESTGLLASSAALDFDGNGGTFDPSKHSMEDVVAAFDRSYGGKIKASIVNKQIHLEAADGYTFAFGTDTAGLYAGLGINTFFKGETPKDMMINEKISSDIDYLATGHVNGSGEINPGDNLTALAMYKLRDEKVATNTAHEGSTSQTILDYYNGIVGNVGSDTSRAEFNKSFYATLSNDLNERQQQVSGVNLDEEMSDLIKYQSSYTAAAKLISTADQMLQTILSLKP, from the coding sequence ATGTCTTTTGGCGCCAACTCCATTCTCGACATGGGCCAATGGGCGTTGTTTGCGTCGCAGGCACAGCTCCAGGTTACGGGGTCGAATATCGCCAACGTCAATACCGAGGGGTATTCGCGGCGGTCTGTTGTCTTGCAGGAAGGCTCGTATATCGACTATTCGCCCGGTCAGCTTGGGACCGGGGTTGTCGCCAAGGAAGTTGTCCGGCATTTTGATGAAATGGTTGAGGCCATGTACCTGCAACAGTCGTCGTTGACCGACAAGTGGGGCAATTTATGGGATCAGCTCAAGTCTGTTGAAAATCTGCTCAACGAATCCAGCGGAACCGGGGTCAGCGATTCCCTGTCAAAATATTTTAATTCTTGGAACGAGGTCTCGCAGCGTCCCGATAATTACGGTGCGCGTCAGTCCGTGCTCAATGAATCCGCGACGCTCATTTCCACCTTGCGCCAAGTGGATACCGATCTTTCCATGATGCAGGAGCGAATCAACAATGACGTTGCATCTCAGGTGGATGAAGCCAATCATCTGATGCAGGATATTGCGTCCCTCAACGAGGAAATTCAGGTCCATGATATCCCTGGTCAGAATAATGCCAACGCGTTGTATGACGAACGGGCTAGAAAGGTCCGTGCTTTGGCCAAATTGGTGGACGTCAAGACCATCGATCACGGCGGAGGGGATTTCGTTATCCTGACACAGTCCGGGCAGACGCTGGTGGACGGAGACAATCATTATTCCCTGGAGTTCAATGCTTCGATCAAGACCGAAGACTTGCGGGCTGATTCGACCTTTGCGGGAAATGTGTATTTCAACGGCAATGACGACTATGAATACACGATTGAATTTGTGGCTTCCAGCGCAGGGTCCGGGGATGCCGGACAGGTTGGGAGCGGTGGTAATGCCGCGCAATTCAGGGTTTCTCTGGATGGTGGCGTGACGTGGTTGTCCAATGATGATGGCAGTGAACGACATTTTGCCGCGAGCGAGTATGATGATCGTGTGAATGTGGAAGGCCTTCAGATTTGGTTTGGTTCCGACACGGACTCCAAGGGAATGCCGAGCGGAACATTAAAAGAAGGCGATCGGTACGTCATCAGTCCGCACCAGGGTTTGTATTGGGTACAGAATACGTCCCATGCCGAAGAGATTACGCCGCAACAACATTTCAATGGTGAAGAGAATGATCGCCGGTTGACTGGTGGGTCCATCGCCGCACTGTTGACTTTCCGTGATACGTATGTCGGGAAATATCGATCCAAGCTGGATGAATTGTCTCGGACCGTGATTTGGGAAACCAATCGCAGGCATAGTCAGGGTGCCGGACTTCAGGCGTATTCGGCACTCGATGGGACGTATCGGGTGGACTACACTGACAAGCCTTTGGGTGGCGATTCAACCGGGTTGGCCTTTGGCGACAAGATCCAGTCCGGAAGTTCCTTTGTCTATGTGTACAATGAATCAACAGGATTGTTGGCTTCTTCTGCCGCGCTGGATTTTGATGGCAATGGTGGAACATTTGATCCCAGCAAGCATTCGATGGAAGATGTGGTTGCCGCATTTGACAGGTCGTATGGTGGAAAGATCAAGGCTTCCATCGTGAATAAACAGATTCATCTTGAGGCAGCAGACGGATATACGTTCGCTTTTGGCACCGATACCGCGGGGTTATATGCGGGGCTTGGAATCAACACCTTTTTCAAGGGTGAGACGCCGAAAGACATGATGATCAATGAAAAAATTTCGAGTGACATCGATTATCTGGCGACCGGACATGTCAATGGTTCTGGAGAGATCAACCCCGGCGACAATCTGACTGCGTTGGCCATGTACAAGCTGCGTGATGAGAAGGTGGCCACGAATACCGCACACGAAGGGTCTACTTCTCAGACCATACTCGACTATTATAACGGTATCGTCGGCAATGTCGGGTCCGATACCAGTCGAGCGGAATTCAACAAGAGTTTTTATGCCACATTGTCCAACGATTTGAATGAGCGGCAACAGCAGGTTTCGGGTGTGAATCTGGATGAGGAGATGAGTGACCTTATCAAGTACCAGTCCTCCTACACTGCGGCGGCCAAGCTCATTTCCACGGCAGATCAGATGTTGCAAACAATTTTGTCACTCAAGCCGTAA
- the flgA gene encoding flagellar basal body P-ring formation chaperone FlgA has protein sequence MPSKQRMNTWCLVAIRSFLVMILAVMVVGAPGVTGAEDGSAWQALVRSAACVKGPDVLLGEIADPVNDMALSQWKTLAQIKLWKASTHQGRPVTVARSKLKKVLHHYIGDLVDNLVLPSQLTVQTGGQVICQDELKERVVAFLTPRAKDLGGEVDFKNLQMPRHIFFPNHYDSLSISMRDDLKPGRNTLKLYGVTPDGKVLLRKSCVVFANVWKAVPVAAQPLNRFERLTRDKVSFQRVNLAYKRDVWDGTGGPWRMARTLGRGQPFTLSHLELVPLIEKGEHVHLMFRGKRVQLTIKAEALGEAGMGQQVLVRNLQSKKKVLATVIGDDTVLVR, from the coding sequence ATGCCGAGTAAGCAACGCATGAACACATGGTGTCTTGTGGCGATCCGGTCGTTTCTTGTCATGATTTTGGCTGTGATGGTTGTGGGTGCGCCTGGCGTGACCGGGGCCGAAGACGGCTCGGCATGGCAAGCGTTGGTGCGGAGTGCTGCGTGTGTGAAGGGACCGGATGTCCTGCTCGGCGAGATCGCTGATCCCGTGAATGACATGGCCCTGAGCCAATGGAAGACCTTGGCGCAAATTAAATTGTGGAAAGCCTCAACGCATCAAGGGCGCCCGGTTACGGTGGCGCGTTCAAAATTGAAGAAGGTTCTGCATCATTATATTGGGGATTTGGTGGATAATCTGGTTTTGCCAAGTCAGTTGACTGTGCAGACTGGTGGACAGGTTATTTGTCAAGACGAACTCAAGGAGCGCGTTGTCGCTTTTTTGACACCACGGGCCAAGGATTTGGGAGGCGAGGTCGATTTCAAGAATCTTCAAATGCCTCGGCACATTTTTTTCCCCAATCACTATGACTCGTTGTCCATTAGCATGAGGGACGACCTGAAACCCGGTCGGAATACCCTTAAATTATACGGTGTGACGCCGGATGGAAAAGTCCTCTTGCGAAAGAGTTGCGTGGTGTTTGCCAATGTCTGGAAAGCAGTGCCTGTGGCAGCACAGCCGTTGAACCGATTTGAGCGGCTGACCCGCGACAAGGTGTCGTTTCAGCGTGTGAACCTGGCCTACAAACGCGATGTCTGGGATGGCACTGGTGGCCCGTGGCGTATGGCCCGGACACTTGGGCGGGGACAGCCTTTTACCCTGTCTCATCTGGAACTGGTTCCGCTCATCGAGAAAGGTGAACACGTTCATCTGATGTTCCGGGGAAAGAGGGTTCAGTTGACCATCAAGGCGGAAGCTTTGGGCGAAGCCGGTATGGGGCAGCAAGTTTTGGTCAGGAATTTGCAAAGTAAAAAGAAAGTGTTGGCCACCGTCATTGGCGACGACACTGTACTCGTCAGATAG
- a CDS encoding DUF448 domain-containing protein, whose amino-acid sequence MKNTGHKHDPVRMCAVCRERFSKRELQRYVCPEATSEPSDTGPILDPGHTMPGRGIYVCGQTRCRERFPKVLKGLMKKRKRGN is encoded by the coding sequence ATGAAAAACACGGGACACAAACACGATCCTGTCAGAATGTGCGCTGTCTGTCGCGAACGGTTCTCCAAACGAGAATTGCAGCGATACGTCTGTCCGGAAGCAACAAGCGAACCGAGTGACACCGGTCCGATACTTGATCCGGGGCATACCATGCCCGGGCGCGGAATTTACGTATGCGGTCAGACCCGATGCAGGGAACGCTTCCCTAAAGTGCTCAAGGGCCTGATGAAGAAACGCAAAAGGGGTAATTAG
- the rimP gene encoding ribosome maturation factor RimP: MRQTFEEMLSDIIRPEVENLGYQFWGLASPASGKKRVVRIYIDGPEGVHIDQCAHVSRQVGLLLEVEDIIPGAFTLEVSSPGLERPFFSPDQMVNYIGKEIAVTLNETHGDRRKFKGTLTGVKGDTVTLNVDNETLDFMWISIKKAKLIHKF; the protein is encoded by the coding sequence ATGCGTCAAACTTTCGAAGAAATGCTGTCGGACATCATCCGGCCTGAGGTAGAGAACCTCGGCTACCAGTTCTGGGGACTGGCTTCCCCTGCGTCCGGCAAAAAACGTGTTGTTCGCATATACATCGACGGTCCTGAAGGGGTGCACATCGACCAATGCGCTCATGTCAGCCGCCAGGTTGGCCTGTTGCTCGAAGTCGAAGACATCATCCCCGGAGCCTTTACGTTGGAAGTTTCCTCCCCCGGGTTGGAACGACCTTTTTTCTCGCCGGACCAAATGGTCAACTATATTGGCAAAGAAATTGCTGTTACCCTCAATGAAACTCATGGTGACAGACGAAAGTTCAAAGGAACACTGACCGGAGTAAAGGGCGACACTGTCACCCTGAATGTCGATAATGAAACTTTGGATTTCATGTGGATTTCCATTAAGAAAGCCAAACTGATACACAAATTTTAG
- the flgF gene encoding flagellar basal-body rod protein FlgF, which translates to MRNSTYSALFGALSNEMRMSSIANNLANVNTSAFKKDTLAFHDTFTRFAHDSLIDGKNHLRGKDLFPKANVMAKPRLSAQQTDFSQGSLQETGNQLDLALSGEGFFKVQSGNGDVLYTRAGNFLPDSTGMLRTQDGNTVMVDGGPLTLPPGARVEVDPSGNVSINGNPAGSLDLVSFDDLAQVERLGANYYTVPEGTAEIPPEDITVQQGFLEKGNVDVVTEMVAMIETQRAFTMYSKMIQTAHDTDQKLITQVGRPTL; encoded by the coding sequence ATGCGAAATAGTACATACAGCGCATTATTCGGCGCTTTATCCAATGAAATGAGGATGTCATCCATCGCCAATAATTTGGCGAACGTGAATACGTCGGCCTTCAAAAAAGACACGTTGGCCTTTCATGACACCTTCACTCGTTTCGCTCATGACTCTCTTATAGATGGAAAAAACCATCTTCGGGGAAAGGATTTATTTCCGAAAGCGAACGTGATGGCGAAACCGCGTCTTTCTGCCCAACAGACTGATTTTTCACAAGGAAGTCTTCAAGAAACTGGTAATCAGTTGGATTTGGCCTTGTCTGGAGAGGGCTTTTTCAAGGTGCAGAGCGGCAATGGAGACGTTTTGTACACCCGTGCCGGGAATTTCCTGCCGGATTCGACCGGAATGCTTCGGACCCAGGACGGCAATACCGTCATGGTGGACGGCGGTCCTTTGACATTGCCACCGGGGGCGAGGGTGGAAGTCGATCCTTCAGGAAATGTTTCGATCAACGGCAATCCGGCGGGGTCACTTGATCTGGTTTCATTTGATGATTTGGCACAGGTCGAACGGTTGGGGGCCAATTATTACACGGTTCCAGAAGGAACAGCGGAGATTCCCCCGGAAGATATTACCGTGCAGCAGGGATTCCTTGAAAAGGGGAATGTGGATGTTGTGACGGAAATGGTGGCCATGATTGAAACTCAGCGGGCCTTCACCATGTATTCGAAAATGATTCAGACCGCTCACGATACTGACCAGAAATTGATTACTCAGGTTGGCAGACCAACATTATAA
- a CDS encoding flagellar basal body P-ring protein FlgI, protein MNLNQQTASMQRGIVARSLFFVVFVGIACVFFASVLKPIEARAARLKDIASFSGVRNNELVGYGLVVGLAGTGDGTSSTFTMRSMANMLEKMGVEADPNSLKPKNVAAVMVTAKMPVSAKPGSGLDVTVSSLGDAKSLLGGILLLTPLKGLDGQVYAVGQGALTIGGFSVAGEAAGAQKNIPTVGRIPNGAVIERGVPFRFNNQTSMTLNLTVRDFGTTMQVVNKINASMGGGYASATDISTVELALPDKFRGNMVPLMASLENLDISPDGKARVVVDEKTGTVVLGQDVRLSKVAVAHGNLQIVVSETQEVSQPGPFSDGETVVSPVTDIQVQEQNNQLMLMEGATLQELVDGLNSIGAAPRDLISIIRALKVAGSLHAEVEVI, encoded by the coding sequence ATGAATTTGAATCAGCAAACGGCATCCATGCAGCGTGGCATAGTAGCACGGTCACTGTTTTTTGTCGTTTTTGTGGGAATTGCCTGTGTCTTTTTTGCATCGGTTTTGAAACCGATTGAAGCACGAGCGGCTCGTCTGAAGGATATCGCCAGTTTCAGTGGAGTGCGAAACAACGAACTGGTCGGATACGGTCTGGTTGTTGGTTTGGCTGGGACAGGCGATGGCACTTCGTCCACCTTTACCATGCGGTCCATGGCGAACATGTTGGAAAAGATGGGCGTTGAGGCCGACCCTAATTCTCTGAAACCCAAGAACGTGGCCGCTGTGATGGTCACGGCAAAAATGCCGGTTTCAGCCAAACCCGGATCTGGGTTGGACGTGACGGTCTCTTCACTTGGTGACGCCAAGAGTCTTTTAGGCGGAATCCTGTTGCTCACGCCTCTCAAGGGGCTTGATGGGCAGGTCTATGCCGTTGGGCAGGGAGCGTTGACCATTGGTGGTTTTTCGGTCGCCGGAGAAGCTGCGGGCGCGCAGAAGAACATTCCCACCGTGGGGCGGATTCCCAACGGAGCCGTGATTGAGCGGGGTGTGCCTTTCCGGTTCAACAATCAGACGTCCATGACCTTGAATCTGACGGTCCGTGATTTTGGAACGACAATGCAGGTCGTCAACAAGATCAACGCCAGCATGGGCGGCGGGTACGCTTCGGCCACAGATATTTCCACCGTCGAGCTGGCTTTGCCCGACAAATTCCGGGGAAATATGGTTCCGTTGATGGCCTCGCTCGAAAATCTGGATATTTCCCCTGATGGAAAAGCACGGGTGGTCGTTGATGAAAAGACCGGTACCGTGGTTCTCGGTCAGGATGTGCGTTTGAGCAAAGTGGCTGTGGCTCACGGCAACTTGCAGATCGTGGTGTCGGAAACCCAGGAAGTCAGTCAGCCCGGTCCATTTTCCGATGGCGAAACCGTGGTGTCTCCTGTCACCGATATTCAGGTTCAGGAGCAGAACAATCAGTTGATGCTTATGGAAGGAGCGACATTGCAGGAACTGGTGGATGGGCTCAACTCCATCGGCGCGGCTCCCCGCGATCTCATATCCATTATACGCGCCCTCAAGGTGGCGGGTTCATTGCACGCAGAAGTCGAGGTGATTTAG
- the flgG gene encoding flagellar basal-body rod protein FlgG translates to MMRSLWTSATGMVAMQTHIDTLSNNLANVNTTGFKKSRAEFEDLMYQTLQIAGSQNATGGRTPVGMQIGMGVRPVTVHKFFTQGDFKNTGNPLDMAIEGDGFFKVMQNDEEVYTRAGSFKLDDEGRVVTAGGWPLQPEFTVPPETVSVVVTENGNIAALDKDGTSLAEADIDIYRFQNPAGLIATGRNFYRESEASGAAVSGTPGDENFGTIAQGFLEGSNVEMVDEMVGLIVGQRAFEINSKAITTSDGMLQTAINIKR, encoded by the coding sequence ATGATGCGTTCCCTTTGGACCTCAGCCACAGGCATGGTCGCCATGCAGACCCATATTGACACGTTGTCCAACAACCTGGCCAACGTGAATACCACCGGATTCAAGAAGAGCCGGGCGGAATTCGAAGACCTGATGTATCAGACGCTTCAGATCGCTGGCTCGCAAAATGCGACGGGCGGCCGAACGCCTGTCGGGATGCAGATCGGTATGGGTGTTCGTCCGGTCACGGTACACAAGTTTTTTACACAGGGTGATTTTAAAAATACTGGCAACCCGTTGGATATGGCCATTGAAGGCGATGGGTTTTTCAAGGTCATGCAAAATGACGAGGAAGTATACACCCGTGCGGGATCATTCAAGCTCGACGATGAAGGGCGAGTGGTGACGGCTGGCGGGTGGCCTTTGCAGCCGGAATTTACTGTGCCGCCGGAAACCGTGAGTGTCGTCGTCACTGAAAACGGTAATATCGCGGCGTTGGATAAAGATGGAACATCCTTGGCCGAAGCGGATATCGATATCTATCGCTTTCAGAATCCGGCGGGATTGATTGCTACGGGACGTAATTTCTATCGGGAAAGTGAAGCCTCTGGTGCGGCAGTCTCCGGGACGCCGGGCGACGAGAATTTTGGGACCATTGCCCAGGGATTCCTTGAAGGGTCCAATGTGGAGATGGTTGATGAAATGGTTGGGCTGATCGTGGGGCAGCGGGCATTTGAAATCAATTCCAAGGCGATCACTACATCCGATGGCATGTTGCAGACGGCTATTAATATCAAACGGTAA
- the nusA gene encoding transcription termination factor NusA has translation MSELKKAIDQISKDRGIDRDLLIDTLEEAVRSAVARKYGETMDIEVSFNEELGEIEVFEFKVVVEDVHDPISEISLDDAIDHDPKAQLDDEMGFPLKVEDLGRIAAQSAKQVIIQRMRDAEQEIIFEEYRDRISEIASGIIQRRDRTGWIINLGRTEALLPKDEQIPRERYKRGDRVQAYIIDVLKESRGPQVVVSRSHPDYMIELFKREVPEVADGTVKIMGVARDPGLRAKVAVMSRDRDVDPVGACVGIRGSRIQNVVQELKGERIDIVVWSPDIAMYAQHALSPALISRITVDDEEEALEVVCPDDQLTLAIGRKGQNVKLAAKLLGWKIDIFTESRYGELNAARKGMDQIAAVAEIGMENFFGAGFETIESIVKATDEALLSIKGMTESKIGDIRVAINMLAPGLQEELANESDAAADDIEIQDESEETETVTPEEVTETATETIESETPADGEETK, from the coding sequence ATGTCGGAGCTGAAAAAGGCCATCGACCAGATAAGCAAGGACAGGGGCATTGACCGCGACCTGTTGATCGACACTCTTGAGGAGGCCGTCCGTTCGGCCGTGGCCCGCAAGTATGGCGAGACCATGGACATCGAAGTATCCTTTAATGAGGAACTTGGCGAAATCGAGGTCTTCGAATTCAAAGTGGTTGTGGAAGACGTGCACGATCCCATCAGTGAAATTTCGCTGGACGATGCCATCGACCACGATCCAAAGGCCCAGTTGGACGACGAGATGGGATTCCCCCTCAAAGTCGAAGATCTTGGCCGTATTGCCGCGCAAAGCGCGAAACAGGTCATCATCCAACGGATGCGTGACGCTGAACAGGAAATCATTTTCGAAGAATACAGGGACCGCATCTCGGAAATTGCCAGTGGTATCATCCAACGCCGTGACCGCACGGGTTGGATCATCAACCTTGGCCGGACCGAGGCACTGTTGCCCAAAGACGAACAGATTCCGAGAGAACGGTACAAACGCGGTGATCGCGTTCAGGCATATATCATTGATGTCCTCAAGGAATCCCGTGGACCACAGGTTGTCGTGTCACGGTCCCACCCGGACTACATGATCGAGCTGTTCAAACGGGAAGTCCCCGAAGTGGCTGACGGCACCGTCAAAATCATGGGTGTTGCCCGTGATCCGGGACTGCGCGCCAAAGTGGCCGTCATGTCTCGTGATCGTGATGTTGATCCGGTCGGAGCCTGTGTCGGAATCCGTGGTTCCCGCATCCAAAACGTGGTACAGGAACTCAAGGGCGAACGCATCGACATCGTTGTGTGGAGCCCGGATATTGCCATGTATGCCCAGCATGCACTCTCCCCGGCCCTCATCTCCCGCATCACTGTGGATGACGAAGAGGAAGCATTGGAAGTGGTCTGCCCGGACGATCAGCTCACCTTGGCCATTGGCCGCAAGGGGCAAAACGTCAAGTTGGCCGCAAAACTTCTGGGCTGGAAGATCGACATTTTCACCGAATCCCGCTACGGCGAACTGAACGCCGCACGCAAGGGTATGGATCAGATCGCTGCAGTTGCGGAAATCGGCATGGAAAACTTCTTTGGCGCGGGCTTCGAAACCATCGAATCCATTGTCAAAGCAACCGATGAAGCTCTGTTGTCCATCAAGGGCATGACGGAAAGCAAAATCGGCGACATTCGTGTGGCCATCAATATGCTGGCTCCCGGCCTTCAGGAAGAACTGGCGAACGAATCTGACGCAGCAGCGGACGACATCGAAATCCAAGACGAATCTGAAGAGACTGAAACAGTCACACCGGAAGAAGTCACTGAAACAGCGACTGAAACGATAGAATCAGAGACTCCCGCCGATGGCGAGGAGACGAAATAA
- a CDS encoding rod-binding protein, which yields MIGNTIDPRLAVQQTETKDLIRFKQEMNGLKERLSDGVDTKEQQLKKACQNFEAVFIGKLWQQMKQSVPKEGYLHSKQEDSYMGMFDKEFSEKMAQGGGIGLADMIFSQLSEKLKETSKTTLSGGVDIKPLVPQPIAVNQTSGGIALPKTSGGMTLEDWGGTEEARPAEAGQTDPKMPGGTNAAGVLNASSTPILSDMEVQARLDDLVRRLEAERERDGVSGAETRRSAFGSVGSGYDMQRQGEQDELIGRKLAEIG from the coding sequence ATGATTGGCAACACCATTGATCCGCGTTTGGCCGTCCAACAGACGGAGACCAAGGACCTCATCCGTTTCAAGCAGGAAATGAACGGCCTGAAGGAGCGGTTGTCGGATGGAGTGGACACCAAGGAGCAGCAGCTCAAAAAGGCATGTCAGAATTTTGAAGCCGTATTTATCGGAAAGCTTTGGCAGCAGATGAAACAGTCTGTTCCCAAGGAAGGATATCTTCATTCCAAGCAGGAAGACAGTTACATGGGGATGTTTGACAAGGAGTTTTCCGAGAAAATGGCCCAAGGTGGAGGTATCGGTCTGGCGGACATGATCTTCTCGCAGCTCAGTGAAAAGCTCAAGGAAACGAGCAAAACGACATTGTCCGGCGGGGTGGATATCAAACCGTTGGTTCCGCAGCCCATTGCCGTGAATCAGACCAGTGGCGGTATTGCGTTGCCGAAGACGTCTGGTGGGATGACCTTGGAAGATTGGGGTGGGACTGAAGAAGCTCGTCCTGCTGAAGCCGGTCAGACTGATCCGAAGATGCCCGGTGGGACAAATGCGGCGGGCGTGTTGAATGCATCGTCCACCCCCATTTTGAGTGACATGGAAGTGCAGGCCCGACTTGACGATCTGGTCCGGCGGCTCGAAGCGGAGCGGGAGCGGGATGGCGTTTCCGGTGCCGAGACTCGGCGGTCGGCCTTTGGCAGTGTCGGAAGCGGCTATGACATGCAGCGTCAGGGTGAGCAGGATGAATTGATTGGCCGGAAACTTGCAGAAATAGGATGA
- a CDS encoding flagellar basal body L-ring protein FlgH yields the protein MRHYILMIMAGIMLMAGCAPRYEPQPMPVLTPPMYEEQDPALNPGSLYDTNRSEFLYDDNRASRVGDIVLVRVSETSNTKLKSETTADKENTIDTGVTAMPTTGLIGGIPLAGTLGAKAGTSIKASQSSEFKGNGETKQESEFEAMVATRIVRRLPGNLLQVEGARRIRVNAETQFLVVRGLIRQRDIQADNSISSASLAEAQIEIYGQGVLADKQRPGWLSRILDNIFPF from the coding sequence ATGAGGCACTATATATTGATGATAATGGCAGGGATCATGCTGATGGCCGGTTGTGCCCCTCGGTATGAGCCGCAGCCCATGCCTGTTTTGACTCCGCCTATGTACGAAGAACAGGACCCCGCGTTGAATCCGGGTTCTCTGTACGACACCAACCGATCCGAATTTTTATATGATGATAACCGTGCGAGTCGTGTCGGTGATATCGTTTTAGTGCGGGTGTCCGAGACATCCAATACCAAATTGAAGTCCGAAACCACGGCAGACAAGGAAAATACCATCGATACCGGCGTGACAGCCATGCCGACCACCGGGTTGATCGGTGGTATCCCCTTGGCGGGAACGCTGGGAGCCAAGGCCGGGACCAGTATCAAGGCATCGCAGTCTTCTGAATTCAAGGGAAATGGCGAGACCAAGCAGGAGTCGGAGTTCGAAGCCATGGTCGCCACTCGTATCGTGCGCAGGTTGCCGGGTAACCTGTTGCAGGTTGAAGGAGCCAGACGCATTCGGGTGAATGCCGAAACCCAGTTCCTCGTGGTCCGTGGACTGATTCGGCAGCGAGATATTCAGGCGGATAATTCCATTTCGTCCGCAAGTCTGGCTGAAGCACAGATTGAAATATACGGGCAGGGTGTTTTGGCCGACAAGCAGCGTCCTGGATGGTTATCCCGTATCTTGGATAATATTTTTCCTTTCTAA